The nucleotide sequence CATATGACTTTGGCGAGGGTGCTAGCGCAACTATGGCCACCAGGTGGACAAAGGCACGGAAACGTTGGTCTCCAGATATTGCGAAAAATTGTTACCCTATGTACCACCAGCAGTTTGAGATACTTGATGAGGCAGAAGTCACATGGAACCCGTGGACTCAGGACCAGCTAAAAATGGTCTTTGATGCTCGACACTTCACACCAGGCATGTTGACCGATAGTGCATTCTGGCTGACTCGCTGCAACTTATTGTTCCTGTGGTGTGTTGAACCTTACAACCCAGAGCGTGCAATGAGACAGTTCGGTCTCTATCAAGAAATTCCACCACCTTTTCTCAGACGTATCGACGAGGAAACACATAAGTAAGATGTGATATCCCTAAATAGTTAGTGTCATTTTTAATTTACTAAACTCACACTTTGTTACATAATTTGCAGGCTAACCAATATGGACAGGGGTTGGAGTTTATACGATTGGAGGGAAGAGAACAGTGAATGGGTACACAAGTGGACAAATGAAGCGCTAGCAGATATAGTGCGTCAACTTAGGTATATTTTATGTACATTATTTTTTTACGATGATCATACGATGCGTGAAGATGCTTTGCTTTCATCACAACGGTTTATGTAATTATTTAATTTTGCAGGCCGTACGATGGAAATACAGATCAAGCGTACAAGCAGTGGTACTGCATGAACACACGTGCTAGCCTGGCCAGTCAGCCAGCTACTATACCAACACATCTCACACAAGAGGAGCAGGCGCGGAGACATGTTGAGCTGCATGCAGCTTACTATCGTGACCACCTGATAATCACTTGTAACTTTTTTAGGTCCATCATTTCATAATCATTTGAACTAAATAACATCCAAATATTGTTCAGCTTGAAAATGTCAACGAAGTAGGGCAGATGGCTACGGATAGCATGCCGGCCCAGGGCCCATGTCGCAAGACATTCCAGAAACTTTTGCAACAATTCATGGCAAAGAAGTTCAGATGCGGTAGAGGCGATGACGTTGCCACTGGAGCATACATGCCGGTAGCGAGGTCAGCCAGACCGAGTGCGGCACCGTCGTCTAGACCGAGCGAGGCGCGTACGAGCCATGAGCAATGGGGGGAGGGTCCGAGTACTAGAACGACATTGCCACGACATGACTCATCTCTGCCACTGCATCGCTCTTCTTCGATGCAGCTTCGTCAGGGGCAGACATCTCAGGACCATGGCACGGGCTTGGATTCGATGCCCGAGTAGTTTCTTTCCCCTAACCCATATGCATACACAGGATATGATGCATACACCCAAGGTGAGGGATCTCAGCCGTTTCTCTCCACGCGAGGGATCCCCATGCCCGAGGAGACTCGTGTACCAGATTTAAACCAGCACCAAGTACAATGGCCAGACAGTATAGGAGAGGGATATGCTCAGGTAGTCATGTTTACATTTCAATAAATTTACAATGATATCATATATTATCCTCTAACAGTTTGTTTAAAATGTTTCTATGTGCAGGACACACCTGATGTTAATTGGGGCGATGAGAACACCCAACGCGGCGTCAACACAGGCCTCCGGGGAGCATCACATGATCATGGCGTCAACACAGGCCTCCGGGGAGCATCACATGATCTTGACGACACGGTTACATCATTAGTTACAGAGTTCTTCGGAGgggatgttattggcccatgttttaTCCCCCCGGAGTCACAACCATACGCCTACAATTACGCTTCAGGTTCGCAACAAGGATTCGCGACTCCACCACCTACGCAGGACTCGCAGACACATGAAGCCGAATTGGAGTACGGCCGCGATCTTCGTGTGACCCGGCCACCTAATCGCTTGTCGCCTTCCGGTCGTAAGGAAAGGCCAGGTGGTCGTCGTAAAGTAGGGTGATTCATCTATGCACGTGCACGACCCATTGTATCTATATATGTGTGTATCAGATTTTTCGATTTGAACATCTATGTTTGCTGAAATAAAAATGCACCAGTCAGGAACAATTTTTCAGGCAACgctttcccctcaatattttcccgccaacgctttccctccatatgttccgccacccgtttcccgccaaccccttcccacCATATCTTCCCGCCActcgtttcccgccatatgttcccgccaaccctttcccgccatactgcactcgttctttcccgccattttctcctctctacctataaaacccccttcagacggaggtggataagcattcgagtgtagtgtagtcaagatgtcccattatcctttcgatcgtagttttcaccctgggatgagcaggactcttctgaggctagctaccgatttcaggatggacaataggatagttccatgggacgaactcaccggtagtgacaccataatgaatgagttggctcaccaattacgtaggtctgggtggcctgaaaggacctatgaggaggtacgtaaagaacttcttaggttgcgtGCAAGGTGGAAGAAtgtagtggagccgaagagtgaaactttcagaaggactgcagaaaagcatccatttttatggactgaggagagcgaggatgaagatgatatcttcatgccgccgcttccgggtgctgcatcatcaaagggcaagagttctgcatcgtctaagggcaagagtactgcatcctcgaagatcaagagttctgcatcgtccaagggtaagagttctacat is from Triticum aestivum cultivar Chinese Spring chromosome 3A, IWGSC CS RefSeq v2.1, whole genome shotgun sequence and encodes:
- the LOC123057354 gene encoding uncharacterized protein, giving the protein MPEETRVPDLNQHQVQWPDSIGEGYAQDTPDVNWGDENTQRGVNTGLRGASHDHGVNTGLRGASHDLDDTVTSLVTEFFGGDVIGPCFIPPESQPYAYNYASGSQQGFATPPPTQDSQTHEAELEYGRDLRVTRPPNRLSPSGRKERPGGRRKVG